One genomic segment of Musa acuminata AAA Group cultivar baxijiao chromosome BXJ3-3, Cavendish_Baxijiao_AAA, whole genome shotgun sequence includes these proteins:
- the LOC103978999 gene encoding myb family transcription factor IPN2 isoform X2 yields MFPSKKPTMNSHERPMCVQGDSGLVLTTDPKPRLRWTVELHDRFVDAVTQLGGPDKATPKTIMRVMGVKGLTLYHLKSHLQKFRLGKQPHKEFNDQSAKNAALELQRNSASSSAIMGRNMNENMHMNDAFRMQMEVHRRLHEQLEVQKHLQMRIEAHGKYMQNILERAYQTLAAESMVSGGYKGQASRGVPDMGAVKEMGSPVSYPSLQDLHIYGGDQLEMQHQMERPLDGLFPTDDSIMSKKRSNPYHSNGKGPLIWADDLRLQELGSTAACIVSQEEPPPSKSEQLRIASSVIDTDIDSDSIANVYEAKPILSMDSSREKKYDGGTSKLDRPSPRRDPLPMEMMNPMMTGGAMPQARNLSYGFC; encoded by the exons atgtTCCCGTCCAAGAAGCCAACTATGAATTCACATGAGAGGCCTATGTGTGTCCAAGGCGACTCCGGCCTTGTCCTCACCACCGATCCCAAGCCCCGCCTTCGGTGGACCGTCGAGCTCCACGATCGCTTTGTCGATGCCGTCACCCAGCTCGGAGGACCCGACA AGGCCACACCAAAGACCATCATGAGAGTCATGGGTGTTAAGGGTCTCACTCTCTACCACCTTAAGAGCCATCTTCAG AAATTCCGGCTCGGAAAGCAACCACACAAAGAATTCAACGATCAGTCTGCTAAGAACG CTGCCCTAGAACTACAAAGGAACTCGGCCTCTTCATCGGCGATAATGGGTCGCAACATGAACGA GAACATGCACATGAATGATGCATTCCGGATGCAGATGGAAGTCCACAGAAGGCTGCACGAGCAATTAGAG GTGCAGAAACACCTTCAGATGCGGATCGAGGCGCACGGGAAGTACATGCAGAACATATTGGAGAGAGCGTACCAGACGCTCGCGGCCGAGAGCATGGTTTCGGGTGGCTACAAAGGTCAAGCAAGTCGAGGAGTTCCCGACATGGGTGCCGTGAAAGAAATGGGTTCTCCAGTGAGCTACCCCTCTCTCCAAGACCTCCACATATACGGTGGGGATCAGCTGGAGATGCAGCACCAAATGGAGAGGCCCCTCGACGGGTTGTTCCCCACCGACGACAGCATTATGAGCAAGAAGAGGTCTAATCCGTACCATTCCAACGGGAAGGGTCCATTGATTTGGGCTGACGACCTTCGCCTACAAGAACTGGGATCGACTGCGGCATGCATCGTATCACAGGAAGAACCACCACCATCCAAGAGCGAGCAGCTTCGGATAGCGTCGTCAGTGATCGACACCGACATCGATTCGGATTCCATAGCAAATGTTTACGAGGCCAAGCCTATTCTCTCGATGGACAGCTCTAGGGAGAAGAAGTACGATGGAGGAACTTCCAAACTCGACAGGCCGTCTCCGAGAAGAGATCCTCTTCCCATGGAGATGATGAATCCCATGATGACGGGCGGTGCAATGCCCCAAGCAAGGAACTTGTCATATGG ATTTTGCTAA
- the LOC103978999 gene encoding myb family transcription factor IPN2 isoform X1 — translation MFPSKKPTMNSHERPMCVQGDSGLVLTTDPKPRLRWTVELHDRFVDAVTQLGGPDKATPKTIMRVMGVKGLTLYHLKSHLQKFRLGKQPHKEFNDQSAKNAALELQRNSASSSAIMGRNMNDRNMHMNDAFRMQMEVHRRLHEQLEVQKHLQMRIEAHGKYMQNILERAYQTLAAESMVSGGYKGQASRGVPDMGAVKEMGSPVSYPSLQDLHIYGGDQLEMQHQMERPLDGLFPTDDSIMSKKRSNPYHSNGKGPLIWADDLRLQELGSTAACIVSQEEPPPSKSEQLRIASSVIDTDIDSDSIANVYEAKPILSMDSSREKKYDGGTSKLDRPSPRRDPLPMEMMNPMMTGGAMPQARNLSYGFC, via the exons atgtTCCCGTCCAAGAAGCCAACTATGAATTCACATGAGAGGCCTATGTGTGTCCAAGGCGACTCCGGCCTTGTCCTCACCACCGATCCCAAGCCCCGCCTTCGGTGGACCGTCGAGCTCCACGATCGCTTTGTCGATGCCGTCACCCAGCTCGGAGGACCCGACA AGGCCACACCAAAGACCATCATGAGAGTCATGGGTGTTAAGGGTCTCACTCTCTACCACCTTAAGAGCCATCTTCAG AAATTCCGGCTCGGAAAGCAACCACACAAAGAATTCAACGATCAGTCTGCTAAGAACG CTGCCCTAGAACTACAAAGGAACTCGGCCTCTTCATCGGCGATAATGGGTCGCAACATGAACGA CAGGAACATGCACATGAATGATGCATTCCGGATGCAGATGGAAGTCCACAGAAGGCTGCACGAGCAATTAGAG GTGCAGAAACACCTTCAGATGCGGATCGAGGCGCACGGGAAGTACATGCAGAACATATTGGAGAGAGCGTACCAGACGCTCGCGGCCGAGAGCATGGTTTCGGGTGGCTACAAAGGTCAAGCAAGTCGAGGAGTTCCCGACATGGGTGCCGTGAAAGAAATGGGTTCTCCAGTGAGCTACCCCTCTCTCCAAGACCTCCACATATACGGTGGGGATCAGCTGGAGATGCAGCACCAAATGGAGAGGCCCCTCGACGGGTTGTTCCCCACCGACGACAGCATTATGAGCAAGAAGAGGTCTAATCCGTACCATTCCAACGGGAAGGGTCCATTGATTTGGGCTGACGACCTTCGCCTACAAGAACTGGGATCGACTGCGGCATGCATCGTATCACAGGAAGAACCACCACCATCCAAGAGCGAGCAGCTTCGGATAGCGTCGTCAGTGATCGACACCGACATCGATTCGGATTCCATAGCAAATGTTTACGAGGCCAAGCCTATTCTCTCGATGGACAGCTCTAGGGAGAAGAAGTACGATGGAGGAACTTCCAAACTCGACAGGCCGTCTCCGAGAAGAGATCCTCTTCCCATGGAGATGATGAATCCCATGATGACGGGCGGTGCAATGCCCCAAGCAAGGAACTTGTCATATGG ATTTTGCTAA
- the LOC103978999 gene encoding myb family transcription factor IPN2 isoform X3 — protein sequence MFPSKKPTMNSHERPMCVQGDSGLVLTTDPKPRLRWTVELHDRFVDAVTQLGGPDKATPKTIMRVMGVKGLTLYHLKSHLQKFRLGKQPHKEFNDQSAKNAALELQRNSASSSAIMGRNMNDRNMHMNDAFRMQMEVHRRLHEQLEVQKHLQMRIEAHGKYMQNILERAYQTLAAESMVSGGYKGQASRGVPDMGAVKEMGSPVSYPSLQDLHIYGGDQLEMQHQMERPLDGLFPTDDSIMSKKRSNPYHSNGKGPLIWADDLRLQELGSTAACIVSQEEPPPSKSEQLRIASSVIDTDIDSDSIANVYEAKPILSMDSSREKKYDGGTSKLDRPSPRRDPLPMEMMNPMMTGGAMPQARNLSYG from the exons atgtTCCCGTCCAAGAAGCCAACTATGAATTCACATGAGAGGCCTATGTGTGTCCAAGGCGACTCCGGCCTTGTCCTCACCACCGATCCCAAGCCCCGCCTTCGGTGGACCGTCGAGCTCCACGATCGCTTTGTCGATGCCGTCACCCAGCTCGGAGGACCCGACA AGGCCACACCAAAGACCATCATGAGAGTCATGGGTGTTAAGGGTCTCACTCTCTACCACCTTAAGAGCCATCTTCAG AAATTCCGGCTCGGAAAGCAACCACACAAAGAATTCAACGATCAGTCTGCTAAGAACG CTGCCCTAGAACTACAAAGGAACTCGGCCTCTTCATCGGCGATAATGGGTCGCAACATGAACGA CAGGAACATGCACATGAATGATGCATTCCGGATGCAGATGGAAGTCCACAGAAGGCTGCACGAGCAATTAGAG GTGCAGAAACACCTTCAGATGCGGATCGAGGCGCACGGGAAGTACATGCAGAACATATTGGAGAGAGCGTACCAGACGCTCGCGGCCGAGAGCATGGTTTCGGGTGGCTACAAAGGTCAAGCAAGTCGAGGAGTTCCCGACATGGGTGCCGTGAAAGAAATGGGTTCTCCAGTGAGCTACCCCTCTCTCCAAGACCTCCACATATACGGTGGGGATCAGCTGGAGATGCAGCACCAAATGGAGAGGCCCCTCGACGGGTTGTTCCCCACCGACGACAGCATTATGAGCAAGAAGAGGTCTAATCCGTACCATTCCAACGGGAAGGGTCCATTGATTTGGGCTGACGACCTTCGCCTACAAGAACTGGGATCGACTGCGGCATGCATCGTATCACAGGAAGAACCACCACCATCCAAGAGCGAGCAGCTTCGGATAGCGTCGTCAGTGATCGACACCGACATCGATTCGGATTCCATAGCAAATGTTTACGAGGCCAAGCCTATTCTCTCGATGGACAGCTCTAGGGAGAAGAAGTACGATGGAGGAACTTCCAAACTCGACAGGCCGTCTCCGAGAAGAGATCCTCTTCCCATGGAGATGATGAATCCCATGATGACGGGCGGTGCAATGCCCCAAGCAAGGAACTTGTCATATGGGTGA
- the LOC103978999 gene encoding myb family transcription factor IPN2 isoform X4, giving the protein MFPSKKPTMNSHERPMCVQGDSGLVLTTDPKPRLRWTVELHDRFVDAVTQLGGPDKATPKTIMRVMGVKGLTLYHLKSHLQKFRLGKQPHKEFNDQSAKNAALELQRNSASSSAIMGRNMNENMHMNDAFRMQMEVHRRLHEQLEVQKHLQMRIEAHGKYMQNILERAYQTLAAESMVSGGYKGQASRGVPDMGAVKEMGSPVSYPSLQDLHIYGGDQLEMQHQMERPLDGLFPTDDSIMSKKRSNPYHSNGKGPLIWADDLRLQELGSTAACIVSQEEPPPSKSEQLRIASSVIDTDIDSDSIANVYEAKPILSMDSSREKKYDGGTSKLDRPSPRRDPLPMEMMNPMMTGGAMPQARNLSYG; this is encoded by the exons atgtTCCCGTCCAAGAAGCCAACTATGAATTCACATGAGAGGCCTATGTGTGTCCAAGGCGACTCCGGCCTTGTCCTCACCACCGATCCCAAGCCCCGCCTTCGGTGGACCGTCGAGCTCCACGATCGCTTTGTCGATGCCGTCACCCAGCTCGGAGGACCCGACA AGGCCACACCAAAGACCATCATGAGAGTCATGGGTGTTAAGGGTCTCACTCTCTACCACCTTAAGAGCCATCTTCAG AAATTCCGGCTCGGAAAGCAACCACACAAAGAATTCAACGATCAGTCTGCTAAGAACG CTGCCCTAGAACTACAAAGGAACTCGGCCTCTTCATCGGCGATAATGGGTCGCAACATGAACGA GAACATGCACATGAATGATGCATTCCGGATGCAGATGGAAGTCCACAGAAGGCTGCACGAGCAATTAGAG GTGCAGAAACACCTTCAGATGCGGATCGAGGCGCACGGGAAGTACATGCAGAACATATTGGAGAGAGCGTACCAGACGCTCGCGGCCGAGAGCATGGTTTCGGGTGGCTACAAAGGTCAAGCAAGTCGAGGAGTTCCCGACATGGGTGCCGTGAAAGAAATGGGTTCTCCAGTGAGCTACCCCTCTCTCCAAGACCTCCACATATACGGTGGGGATCAGCTGGAGATGCAGCACCAAATGGAGAGGCCCCTCGACGGGTTGTTCCCCACCGACGACAGCATTATGAGCAAGAAGAGGTCTAATCCGTACCATTCCAACGGGAAGGGTCCATTGATTTGGGCTGACGACCTTCGCCTACAAGAACTGGGATCGACTGCGGCATGCATCGTATCACAGGAAGAACCACCACCATCCAAGAGCGAGCAGCTTCGGATAGCGTCGTCAGTGATCGACACCGACATCGATTCGGATTCCATAGCAAATGTTTACGAGGCCAAGCCTATTCTCTCGATGGACAGCTCTAGGGAGAAGAAGTACGATGGAGGAACTTCCAAACTCGACAGGCCGTCTCCGAGAAGAGATCCTCTTCCCATGGAGATGATGAATCCCATGATGACGGGCGGTGCAATGCCCCAAGCAAGGAACTTGTCATATGGGTGA
- the LOC103978997 gene encoding vacuolar-sorting receptor 6, which yields MASLREQLAVLAVLLAVAIRLAAGRFVVEMESISVVSPTSLRGHHDAAIANFGVPNYGGTLIGVVVYPDKGRTGCNAFGGDPFRSKSGRPVILLVDRGDCYFALKAYNGQQNGAAAVIVADTIDEPLLTMDAPEEDNDNEYVEKINIPSALVNRTFGNSLKEALGKGAEEVVVKLDWTESMPHPDERVEYELWTNSNDECGDRCDEQMEFVTNFKGHAQLLEKGRFTRFTPHYITWYCPDAFKPSRECKAQCINNGRYCAPDPEQDFREGYDGKDIVIENLRQLCVHRVANDSSRPWVWWDFVTDYHVRCSMKEKKYSKECAEHVVRSLGLPSDKISKCMGDPEADVDNDVLRTEQLLQIGHGNRGDVTILPTLVINNVQYRGKLERTAVLKAICAGFKESTEPSVCLNPDIETNECLDSNGGCWQDSELNITACKDTFRGRVCQCPVVNNVQFQGDGYNSCIPVGPGRCAINNGGCWSDTKNGQNFSACPDSDLTGCRCPYGFHGDGYKCEDVDECKEKLACNCPECSCKNTWGGYDCKCKGNLLYIKSEDTCIAKSASKFGWLMTLFILACVVGAGTAAYVFYKYRLRSYMDSEIMAIMSQYMPLDNHNNETRPLREDTAA from the exons ATGGCGAGCCTCCGAGAACAGCTAGCGGTGTTGGCCGTCCTACTAGCAGTGGCGATCCGGTTGGCGGCCGGCCGGTTCGTGGTTGAGATGGAAAGCATCAGCGTCGTCTCCCCGACGTCTCTCCGGGGGCACCATGATGCCGCCATCGCCAACTTCGGCGTGCCCAACTACGGGGGCACCTTGATCGGAGTCGTGGTGTACCCGGACAAGGGGAGAACGGGTTGCAACGCCTTCGGCGGCGACCCCTTCCGGTCCAAGTCCGGAAGACCCGTGATTCTACTGGTCGATCGTGGAG ATTGCTACTTTGCTTTGAAGGCATACAACGGGCAGCAAAATGGTGCTGCCGCAGTTATAGTCGCTGACACCATCGACGAGCCCCTTTTAACCATGGACGCCCCCGAAGAAGACAACGACAACGAGTACGTAGAGAAGATAAACATCCCCTCTGCCCTCGTCAATCGAACCTTCGGCAACTCCCTCAAGGAAGCCTTGGGGaagggggccgaggaggtggtggTCAAGCTGGACTGGACAGAGTCCATGCCGCATCCGGATGAGCGGGTGGAGTACGAGCTTTGGACCAACAGCAACGACGAGTGCGGCGACCGGTGCGACGAGCAGATGGAGTTCGTGACAAACTTCAAGGGCCACGCGCAGCTCCTCGAGAAGGGACGATTCACGCGGTTCACGCCTCACTACATCACCTGGTACTGCCCTGACGCCTTCAAACCCAGCCGGGAGTGCAAGGCGCAGTGCATCAACAACGGGAGGTACTGCGCCCCTGATCCCGAGCAGGACTTCCGCGAGGGGTACGACGGGAAAGACATCGTCATCGAGAACTTGCGGCAGCTCTGCGTTCACAGAGTCGCCAACGACAGCAGCCGGCCGTGGGTTTGGTGGGATTTCGTGACGGATTACCACGTCAGATGCTCGATGAAGGAGAAGAAGTATAGCAAGGAATGCGCTGAACATGTCGTCAGATCTCTTG GATTGCCTTCGGACAAGATCTCAAAGTGCATGGGTGATCCTGAAGCTGATGTCGATAATGATGTCCTGAGGACGGAGCAATTACTTCAG ATCGGACATGGAAATCGTGGAGACGTGACTATTCTCCCCACCTTGGTCATAAACAACGTTCAATATCGAG GAAAACTGGAGAGGACTGCCGTGCTGAAGGCAATCTGTGCAGGATTTAAAGAGTCAACCGAGCCTTCTGTTTGCTTGAATCCAG ATATCGAGACGAACGAGTGCCTCGATTCGAATGGAGGATGTTGGCAGGACTCAGAGTTGAACATCACCGCTTGCAAA GATACTTTCAGAGGCAGAGTCTGTCAATGCCCTGTCGTAAACAATGTCCAATTCCAGGGAGATGGCTACAATTCTTGTATAC CTGTAGGTCCTGGAAGATGTGCAATCAACAACGGAGGCTGCTGGTCTGACACAAAGAATGGACAGAACTTCTCTGCTTGCCCA GATTCCGACTTGACGGGTTGCCGCTGCCCGTATGGATTTCATGGCGATGGTTACAAATGCGAAG ATGTGGATGAATGTAAGGAGAAACTCGCCTGCAACTGTCCTGAATGCTCTTGCAAGAACACATGGGGTGGATATGACTGCAAGTGCAAAGGCAACCTGTTGTACATCAAGTCTGAGGACACATGCATTG CTAAGAGTGCATCAAAATTTGGGTGGCTTATGACCCTCTTCATCTTGGCCTGTGTGGTCGGTGCTGGAACAGCAGCCTATGTGTTCTACAAGTACAGACTCCGG TCTTACATGGATTCTGAGATCATGGCCATCATGTCACAGTACATGCCTCTCGACAACCACAACAACGAGACCCGACCTCTACGAGAGGATACAGCAGCTTAA
- the LOC108952400 gene encoding uncharacterized protein LOC108952400, whose protein sequence is MEQLLSMGFSEDLASEALAATGGHSPLAAADWILTRSSSSSSVPPPPLPPSQSPSTQPCLERFFASSSSIPKTLNPSSSSAPKTPNPSTSTSSSSPSSLPIKRRHPSAAAPLSDRMRPGTLDSIVGQDHLLGPSSLLRSSFLPSLVLWGPPGSGKTTLARALAASLPGSLYTFVPLSAVSAGVRDLRDAIDGARRARSHGRRTVLFVDEIHRFSKSQQDSFLPAIEDGSIILVGATTENPSFQLTTPLLSRCRVLSLQPLKPQHIEALLRRALSDAEKGLQVTTEAPVSVNQEAIDFLSLHCDGDARVALNALEIAATLAASRKLHDNKGNLAVTLDQAKEAMQCKHLAYDRAGDEHYNLISALHKSMRGSDADAAIYWLARMLEGGEQPLYIARRLVRFASEDVGLADPSALSHAVACYQSCHFLGMPECDVCLAQCVTYLALAPKSVAVYRALGEAKRVVKESSGGNEGVPLHLRNAPTKLMMDMGYGKDYMYPPDHKDCSSQTYLPPSLLGHKFLDWPPQDE, encoded by the coding sequence ATGGAACAACTCCTGAGCATGGGCTTCTCCGAGGATCTCGCCTCCGAAGCCCTCGCTGCTACCGGTGGCCACTCCCCGCTCGCTGCCGCCGACTGGATCCTCAcccgctcctcctcctcttcctccgttcctcctccccctctccctccCTCACAATCCCCCTCCACCCAACCCTGCCTCGAGCGCTTCTTTGCCTCCTCCTCTTCAATCCCTAAAACCCTCAatccttcctcctcctcggccCCTAAAACCCCCAacccctccacctccacctcctcctcctccccctcctccctccCCATAAAGCGCCGCCAtccctccgccgccgcccctcTATCGGACCGGATGCGCCCGGGCACCCTCGACTCCATCGTCGGCCaggaccacctcctcggcccttcgTCCCTACTACGCTCTTCCTTCCTCCCCTCCCTCGTCCTCTGGGGCCCGCCCGGCTCCGGCAAGACCACTCTCGCCCGTGCTCTCGCCGCCTCTCTCCCGGGCTCCCTCTACACATTCGTCCCCCTCTCCGCTGTCTCCGCCGGCGTCCGCGACCTCCGCGACGCCATCGACGGCGCCCGCCGCGCCCGCTCCCACGGTCGACGCACCGTCCTCTTCGTCGACGAGATTCACCGATTCTCCAAATCTCAGCAGGACTCCTTCCTCCCCGCCATCGAGGACGGCTCCATCATCCTTGTCGGCGCCACCACCGAGAACCCCTCCTTCCAGCTCACTACTCCGCTCCTCTCCCGCTGCCGCGTCCTCTCTCTTCAGCCTCTCAAGCCGCAGCATATCGAGGCTTTACTCCGCCGAGCCCTCTCGGACGCCGAGAAAGGCCTACAGGTCACTACTGAAGCTCCGGTGTCTGTCAACCAAGAAGCCATCGACTTCCTATCCCTCCATTGCGATGGCGACGCCCGTGTTGCCCTTAACGCATTAGAGATTGCGGCGACGCTAGCGGCCAGTCGGAAACTACATGACAACAAGGGGAATTTGGCAGTCACCCTCGACCAAGCGAAGGAGGCGATGCAATGCAAACACCTGGCGTATGACCGGGCTGGCGATGAGCACTACAACCTGATCAGTGCCCTTCACAAATCAATGCGGGGGAGTGATGCAGATGCAGCCATTTACTGGTTGGCGAGAATGCTAGAGGGAGGGGAGCAACCACTTTACATCGCCCGCCGGCTTGTCCGATTCGCTAGTGAGGATGTGGGACTCGCCGACCCTTCTGCACTGAGTCATGCTGTAGCTTGCTATCAGTCGTGCCATTTTCTTGGGATGCCTGAATGTGATGTCTGTCTAGCTCAGTGCGTCACTTATTTGGCTCTGGCACCTAAGTCAGTTGCAGTGTACCGGGCGCTAGGGGAGGCGAAGAGGGTGGTGAAAGAGTCAAGTGGTGGGAATGAGGGGGTGCCATTGCATTTGAGGAACGCTCCAACAAAGCTGATGATGGATATGGGATATGGCAAAGATTACATGTATCCTCCTGATCATAAAGATTGCTCATCGCAGACTTATTTGCCCCCATCGCTCCTGGGGCACAAGTTTCTTGATTGGCCACCACAAGATGAATAG